A window from Opitutia bacterium ISCC 52 encodes these proteins:
- a CDS encoding AraC family transcriptional regulator, with the protein MRFSLLQDALNLSVPDDYFSGRTAEDICIPRNLIVFSRKTTQELQRRSFDGYPHHRYVLLFNLMTEGTMNLDGIHWRLKPGDAMMVFPYQFHHFIDLADTNLVWLFLTFELELPTAMQAFRHRILKMDKRCHELLARIIDHYQKGQSLLLGSNVNNQELTPFPVERYNRRLTLDSAMLINHLREKVRHEVSETMQGGNIKGSSNALIRGIQDCLTSNPGTLQSVSDIARALNMSESNLRAVFRQQFNISLGAYIKNFRAHQAIQLMQNSSMSFTDIAFELGFTTLSSFSRFFANTIGESPRQYRNSVTKSVKG; encoded by the coding sequence ATGCGCTTTTCACTCTTACAGGATGCGTTGAATCTATCAGTGCCTGATGACTACTTTTCGGGCCGTACGGCGGAGGATATCTGTATCCCTCGCAACTTGATTGTGTTTTCCAGGAAAACGACTCAAGAGCTTCAGCGACGCTCCTTTGATGGTTATCCGCATCATCGATACGTGTTGCTCTTCAATTTGATGACTGAAGGAACCATGAATTTGGATGGGATTCATTGGCGCTTGAAGCCGGGCGATGCGATGATGGTGTTTCCCTACCAGTTTCATCATTTTATCGATTTGGCTGACACGAATTTGGTGTGGCTCTTCCTTACCTTCGAGCTAGAGCTCCCAACCGCTATGCAGGCGTTTCGGCATAGGATCCTAAAGATGGACAAGCGTTGCCATGAGCTTCTGGCCCGGATTATTGACCATTACCAAAAGGGCCAGTCCTTACTTCTTGGCTCAAATGTCAATAATCAAGAACTGACCCCTTTTCCTGTGGAGCGGTATAATCGTCGGCTGACTTTGGACTCTGCCATGTTGATCAATCATCTGCGGGAGAAGGTCAGGCATGAGGTCTCTGAAACGATGCAAGGTGGAAATATCAAGGGGTCATCGAATGCGCTCATCCGTGGAATCCAGGATTGTCTGACTTCGAATCCTGGGACTTTACAAAGTGTCTCGGACATCGCTCGTGCGTTGAATATGTCTGAGAGCAATTTACGGGCTGTGTTTCGGCAGCAGTTTAACATCAGCCTTGGAGCTTACATCAAAAACTTTCGCGCCCACCAAGCTATTCAGTTAATGCAAAACTCGAGCATGAGTTTTACGGATATCGCATTTGAGTTGGGTTTTACAACTTTGTCGTCCTTCTCACGTTTCTTTGCCAATACAATTGGGGAGTCTCCCAGACAGTATCGCAATAGCGTGACTAAGAGTGTGAAAGGGTAG
- the nagB gene encoding glucosamine-6-phosphate deaminase codes for MSTEAEQFERISTKIFQDSNAAATVVAEEIADLIKSRSKGGKTTVLGLATGSTPLPVYRELIRMHREENLSFRNVITFNLDEYYGLNIDHPESYYQFMWQRLFSHVDIPEDQVHLPSGTTERSKVYANCAEYEQAIAEAGGLDYQILGIGRTGHIGFNEPGSTRDSKTRLVTLDALTRRDAARDFLGEANVPRYAITMGVGTILKAKRVVLMAWGQAKAGVVQQAVEEEPNENLPAGLLQGHPDVRFFIDESASESLTRIRNPWLVGPVEWTDRSIRKAVIWLSNKAKKPILKLQDSDYNEFGLGEILTDVAPAYDINIRVFNQTQHTITGWPGGKPDADDTSRPERAKPFPKRVLVLAPEPDEDILCMGGTIHRLNNQGSEITLAYLTSGNLAVPDTMARQVLSLMSEMEKELDQNLAEDFSLGKLASVLLEELQSAEGDKAESSHIRQVKSLIRRNEARDASALLKIDPSSLKFLELPFYETGRYRAFNPSEKDHQDLVELLRTVKPHQIYFTGGLADPGSVAGVCFTLLKQAVATTASEAWVDDTYFWSYRGLAQEWLLFEIDMAVPLSPDELNLKTEASFQYRSQRRQFPLRDAAHKEIWQQTDELNRDTASAYDDVGMAEYEAIEAFKRIQLSELLEG; via the coding sequence ATGAGCACAGAAGCAGAACAATTTGAACGGATATCCACCAAGATTTTCCAAGACTCCAACGCTGCAGCGACTGTTGTTGCGGAGGAAATCGCCGATTTAATCAAATCCCGCTCGAAAGGCGGAAAAACAACCGTACTTGGGCTGGCCACAGGATCGACACCCTTACCGGTTTACCGTGAGCTGATTCGCATGCATCGGGAAGAAAACCTGAGTTTTCGCAATGTTATCACTTTCAACCTGGACGAATATTACGGGCTGAATATCGATCATCCTGAAAGCTACTACCAATTCATGTGGCAGCGACTCTTCAGCCATGTGGATATACCGGAAGATCAGGTGCACCTACCCTCGGGCACAACCGAACGTTCAAAGGTTTACGCGAATTGTGCGGAATATGAGCAGGCGATTGCAGAAGCAGGGGGACTGGATTATCAGATTCTAGGAATCGGTCGCACCGGACATATCGGATTCAACGAACCGGGTTCAACCCGAGACTCTAAAACCCGATTGGTTACTCTGGATGCTTTAACCCGACGAGATGCCGCTCGCGACTTCCTAGGCGAAGCCAACGTTCCACGCTACGCTATCACTATGGGAGTTGGTACCATTTTAAAAGCCAAACGCGTGGTCCTCATGGCCTGGGGTCAGGCAAAAGCCGGCGTTGTGCAGCAGGCGGTGGAAGAAGAACCCAACGAAAACCTTCCAGCTGGCTTACTACAAGGACATCCGGATGTTCGATTTTTTATCGATGAGTCAGCGTCGGAATCGCTCACCCGCATTCGCAATCCCTGGCTAGTGGGTCCTGTAGAGTGGACAGACAGATCGATTCGCAAAGCCGTTATTTGGCTATCTAACAAAGCGAAAAAACCCATCCTGAAATTACAGGATTCAGACTACAACGAGTTCGGACTAGGGGAAATTTTGACCGACGTAGCACCCGCCTACGATATCAACATTCGCGTATTCAACCAGACACAACACACGATCACAGGATGGCCCGGGGGCAAGCCGGATGCCGACGACACCAGTCGTCCTGAACGCGCAAAACCCTTTCCCAAACGCGTATTGGTTTTGGCCCCGGAACCTGATGAGGACATCCTCTGCATGGGAGGAACGATTCATCGACTCAACAATCAAGGAAGCGAAATTACTTTAGCCTATTTGACCTCCGGAAATCTAGCTGTTCCTGATACCATGGCACGCCAAGTCCTTTCGCTGATGAGTGAAATGGAAAAAGAGTTGGATCAGAACTTGGCGGAAGATTTCAGCTTGGGGAAACTCGCCTCTGTTCTTCTGGAAGAGCTTCAAAGTGCCGAAGGTGATAAGGCAGAGTCTTCGCACATCCGTCAGGTAAAATCTCTTATTCGTCGCAACGAAGCTCGAGATGCATCCGCCTTACTAAAAATCGATCCATCGAGTCTCAAATTTCTTGAACTCCCGTTTTATGAGACGGGGCGTTACCGGGCATTCAATCCAAGCGAGAAAGACCACCAGGATCTGGTCGAACTACTCCGAACAGTAAAACCTCACCAGATATACTTCACCGGCGGTTTGGCAGACCCAGGATCCGTAGCAGGCGTTTGTTTCACTCTACTTAAACAAGCAGTGGCCACCACAGCTTCAGAAGCCTGGGTTGATGACACTTATTTTTGGAGCTACCGCGGCCTTGCTCAGGAATGGCTTCTATTCGAAATCGACATGGCAGTACCTCTAAGCCCGGACGAGTTGAATCTCAAAACAGAGGCAAGCTTCCAGTATCGCTCCCAACGGCGCCAATTTCCACTGCGAGATGCTGCTCACAAAGAGATCTGGCAACAAACGGACGAGCTAAACCGCGATACCGCCTCAGCCTATGACGATGTAGGTATGGCCGAGTATGAAGCGATAGAAGCCTTTAAACGAATCCAGTTGAGCGAGCTTCTCGAAGGCTGA